The Fluviicola sp. genome contains a region encoding:
- a CDS encoding YceI family protein, whose amino-acid sequence MENYLGMGVGIIAIVSAFLVRAGFLFKTSLSIAIICLIIALTNGFEEDPSLEMICFTLIGMIALGFVISLLPEKIRKIAPYFVGLLALIPIGAKANYQGFEVNWTFEVAAFAIIGSIIPLFAKIKDWFAERWFGADKAEFSTAVSLVYLGIFVFVASFMVSTFGVILLATGFFAANLGLRSNNGLQLGIALFAVAWIFFSLNSLDGASDSLLKGNLWMGILAGLGSLWVCKSIKNNRARVFISLFLPLLIIGILVSFGLINENFGGMPTYLGAIIGTSLALALVEQPEDAKPFHGMLLPLILIGFTYPVDSCLQREKLKIETLLADSGETPNQSSEKKDVMALPAIALTDGDAGAWKSVAANSKLEFEVGPPASRTAGAIKDFTVDLQLDKAGVLKYLNVAMKSGSLTTFNDIRDESVLSDEFIESEKYPEITFRSKEIRKMGEDYKITGDLEFVGMKSETVIDLRFVSKVDKDGSAILVFVGKTTVDRTKHNMTSDSKIGDLVDVTFEVAVSR is encoded by the coding sequence ATGGAAAATTATCTGGGAATGGGCGTAGGGATTATTGCAATCGTAAGCGCCTTTTTGGTCCGTGCCGGATTTCTTTTTAAAACTTCATTGAGCATTGCTATCATTTGTTTAATCATCGCTTTGACCAATGGATTCGAGGAAGATCCTTCACTGGAAATGATCTGTTTTACATTGATCGGCATGATTGCTCTGGGATTTGTGATTTCCCTGCTTCCGGAAAAGATCCGGAAAATTGCCCCTTATTTTGTGGGATTGCTGGCATTGATCCCGATCGGGGCAAAGGCAAACTACCAGGGATTTGAGGTAAACTGGACATTTGAAGTGGCCGCATTTGCCATTATCGGTTCGATCATCCCGCTTTTCGCGAAAATAAAGGATTGGTTTGCGGAGCGCTGGTTCGGTGCCGACAAGGCAGAATTCAGCACGGCTGTTTCCCTGGTTTACCTCGGGATTTTTGTCTTTGTCGCGTCATTTATGGTATCCACTTTCGGAGTGATCTTATTGGCAACCGGATTTTTCGCTGCGAATCTCGGACTGCGCTCCAACAATGGATTGCAACTCGGAATAGCACTGTTCGCAGTTGCATGGATTTTCTTCTCTTTAAATTCCCTCGATGGAGCTTCGGATTCCTTGCTGAAAGGAAATTTGTGGATGGGGATACTGGCCGGTTTGGGGTCACTTTGGGTCTGCAAATCGATCAAAAACAACCGGGCTCGTGTTTTTATAAGCCTCTTCCTGCCGCTTCTGATTATCGGGATTTTGGTCAGTTTCGGATTGATCAACGAAAATTTCGGAGGAATGCCGACATACCTGGGGGCCATTATCGGAACGTCGCTTGCTTTGGCATTGGTTGAACAGCCGGAAGATGCGAAACCTTTTCACGGAATGCTTTTGCCGTTGATACTGATCGGCTTTACTTATCCGGTGGATAGCTGTTTGCAGCGCGAAAAACTAAAAATAGAAACGCTTTTGGCAGACTCCGGTGAAACTCCGAACCAATCTTCAGAGAAAAAAGACGTCATGGCTTTGCCGGCTATCGCACTCACGGATGGAGATGCAGGAGCATGGAAAAGTGTGGCTGCCAATTCAAAACTGGAATTTGAAGTAGGTCCGCCTGCAAGCAGAACAGCCGGTGCGATCAAAGATTTTACCGTTGACCTTCAACTGGATAAAGCCGGGGTCTTGAAATATTTGAATGTAGCTATGAAAAGCGGCAGTTTAACGACTTTCAATGACATCCGCGACGAATCGGTGCTAAGTGATGAATTTATCGAAAGCGAGAAATACCCGGAAATAACCTTCCGTTCAAAAGAAATCCGGAAAATGGGTGAGGATTACAAGATCACCGGCGACCTGGAATTCGTGGGAATGAAATCAGAAACGGTCATTGATCTGCGTTTTGTGTCGAAAGTGGATAAAGACGGAAGTGCTATACTGGTTTTTGTGGGAAAAACGACGGTAGACCGCACCAAACACAACATGACTTCCGATTCGAAAATCGGTGATTTGGTTGATGTAACCTTTGAAGTCGCTGTTTCACGCTAG
- a CDS encoding CpsB/CapC family capsule biosynthesis tyrosine phosphatase — MALFGLFNTQKKEAANLGGNLLVDIHSHLLPGIDDGAPTMDHTIGMLRKFEELGYQKLIMTPHIMSGVYDNTSEIIVQKLEEVRKVSHDLGLKLQLEASAEYYFDETLFDRIRRKDLLPFAGNHILFEFSFRNQPSQVEDIVFSLKSAGYQPVLAHFERYLYFHPSIEIARSLRERGCYIQVNLNSFTGHYGADVKNQAIRLLKAGLIDILGSDCHRIQHLELLQSSLKDSVFHQLMTLKVKNREFF; from the coding sequence ATGGCCCTGTTCGGACTATTTAACACCCAAAAAAAGGAAGCTGCCAACCTGGGCGGGAACCTGCTTGTTGACATTCATAGCCATTTACTTCCGGGTATCGATGACGGAGCGCCCACCATGGATCATACGATCGGGATGCTCCGGAAGTTTGAAGAACTCGGTTACCAAAAGTTGATCATGACTCCGCACATCATGTCGGGAGTTTATGACAACACTTCTGAGATTATCGTGCAAAAGCTGGAAGAGGTCCGCAAAGTAAGTCATGATCTCGGCTTAAAACTACAATTGGAAGCTTCCGCAGAATATTATTTCGATGAAACGCTTTTTGACCGGATCCGCAGGAAAGACTTACTGCCGTTCGCAGGAAATCACATTCTCTTTGAGTTCTCATTCCGGAATCAGCCCTCACAAGTCGAGGACATCGTTTTCAGTTTGAAATCGGCCGGTTACCAACCTGTTTTAGCACATTTTGAGCGCTACCTGTATTTCCACCCGTCCATTGAAATTGCGCGCTCTTTGCGTGAACGCGGGTGTTACATCCAGGTCAACCTCAATTCCTTTACCGGACATTACGGCGCGGATGTAAAAAACCAGGCCATTCGTTTGCTGAAAGCAGGTTTAATAGATATTCTGGGAAGCGATTGCCACCGTATTCAGCATTTGGAACTCCTGCAAAGTTCCCTGAAGGATTCGGTTTTTCACCAATTGATGACATTGAAAGTCAAAAACCGGGAGTTTTTTTAA
- the rfbB gene encoding dTDP-glucose 4,6-dehydratase, with product MTAQKHILVTGGAGFIGSHLVRLLVNKYPSYQIITFDSLTYAGNLSNLNDVMDAGNHVFLKGDITSETDVKGAFENYQITDVIHLAAESHVDRSIEGPMEFVHTNVVGTVNLMNQARAYWKTLEGHVFYHVSTDEVFGSLGDEGFFTEATPYDPRSPYSASKAASDHFVSAYYHTYGFPVKRSNCSNNYGSHHHPEKLIPLMINNILHKKPLPVYGEGINVRDWLWVEDHARAIDVIFHEGEIGCNYNVGGWNEWRNIDLIHELCKIMDGELGRKEGESAELITYVKDRAGHDMRYAIDATKLFDELGWKPSITFEEGLRNTVLWYLNNQDWVQQVTSGAYQDYYKNMYHQR from the coding sequence ATGACAGCACAGAAACACATACTGGTAACAGGCGGCGCAGGGTTCATCGGATCTCATTTGGTTCGCCTGCTGGTAAACAAATACCCTTCCTATCAAATCATTACCTTTGATTCCCTCACGTATGCAGGAAATTTGTCCAATCTCAATGACGTTATGGACGCAGGAAACCACGTGTTTCTGAAAGGGGATATTACTTCCGAAACAGATGTAAAAGGAGCTTTTGAGAACTATCAGATCACAGATGTTATTCACCTGGCAGCGGAATCCCATGTAGACCGTTCCATTGAAGGGCCTATGGAATTCGTGCATACCAATGTGGTCGGAACAGTAAACCTGATGAACCAGGCCAGAGCGTATTGGAAAACGTTGGAGGGACATGTTTTTTACCACGTTTCAACGGATGAAGTGTTCGGATCCTTGGGAGATGAAGGGTTTTTTACGGAAGCAACTCCATATGATCCCAGAAGCCCGTATTCGGCATCCAAGGCCGCATCCGATCATTTCGTTTCTGCTTATTATCATACTTACGGTTTCCCGGTAAAACGCTCCAATTGTTCCAATAATTACGGAAGCCATCACCATCCGGAAAAATTGATCCCGCTGATGATTAACAACATCCTTCATAAAAAACCATTGCCTGTTTACGGCGAAGGGATCAATGTGCGGGATTGGTTGTGGGTCGAAGATCATGCACGTGCTATCGACGTGATTTTCCACGAGGGTGAAATCGGCTGCAACTACAATGTTGGCGGTTGGAACGAGTGGCGGAACATTGATCTGATCCACGAACTTTGCAAAATTATGGACGGCGAATTGGGCCGGAAGGAGGGAGAAAGTGCGGAACTCATTACCTATGTGAAAGACCGCGCCGGCCACGATATGCGCTATGCCATCGATGCTACCAAACTGTTTGATGAATTGGGCTGGAAACCGAGCATTACCTTTGAAGAAGGCCTTCGAAACACGGTTCTTTGGTATTTGAATAACCAGGACTGGGTGCAGCAGGTAACTTCGGGTGCTTACCAGGATTATTACAAGAATATGTATCATCAACGATAG
- a CDS encoding SpoIIE family protein phosphatase has translation MKTGSVLALLFTLFIQTTFVCAQEIELIDKLRKQEYPKKIEQSSGDQKIAYEYIYLRLLNNSFKKELPAYQKKFAAKKDEKHLKLLHLFELSTKENTPEKLEEIRRFTTENQSITLVHAFGKYHELKTLGKLDMHPEVLVLGEKNMPLFKKYKEFPLSDIYSAMGISAYMMGDTRKSIYTFEKSVDYMDTRDSSGIAGSLMNLGVINFRTGNNAKAIEAYKRADRMNGNIDMPLKGMINENLAISYSNYGKTDIAMDYYDKAADIYLQIKDTTKYNALIQNKIGEYIQMKDFESAIKCAKSSMAFFKKTKNTRMLPNSHIKLASIYIQLKDTVHALREINEAIRLSKGKHMFTYVSAVFEKSDMLPVKKGLRLLLDLEKELIEKKYDGENSTLYCKIGVCYKQMNQLDPAEKYFRKAIEAESKKTPPNPDAMTGYNQNLGVVYFDRKDFAKALKAYQEADKYQDLKYATGQHIADRYLLYANVYGKLGKYQLAYENLNAHKRVQDSLDALTLNDKILSLKQEFQTQQIEDSLNINKKELSLSNLKIISEKATNQRNTSIIFGMLIVLVLIFGLVILIARSNKQRKLANLTLTEKNAEIEAQQVILQQKNDEIIDSINYAKRLQNTILPPQAKIDDLFPKNFVLYKPKDIVAGDFYVCESIEMAGRKIGIVAVADCTGHGVPGALVSMVCSSAIKRSVTEFNLTDPGKILDKSAQLVVESFESAHENVKDGMDISLACIDFSTNTMKWAGAHNPLWIIRNKELIEIKADKQPVGHFEHFKSFTSHEIILEPMDRLYFISDGFADQFGGPIGKKLKTKNLKEFLVATSGNSITQQASELERYFTEWKANFEQVDDVCIMGIEI, from the coding sequence ATGAAAACTGGATCAGTTTTAGCTTTGCTATTCACACTATTTATACAGACAACCTTTGTTTGTGCCCAGGAAATTGAACTGATCGATAAACTCAGAAAACAAGAGTATCCGAAAAAAATTGAACAAAGCAGCGGTGATCAAAAAATTGCCTATGAGTATATATACCTGCGATTACTCAACAATTCTTTCAAAAAAGAGCTTCCTGCCTATCAGAAAAAATTCGCCGCCAAAAAAGACGAAAAGCATCTAAAACTGCTTCACTTATTTGAACTTTCCACCAAGGAAAACACTCCTGAAAAGCTGGAAGAAATCCGCAGGTTTACGACAGAAAACCAATCCATTACGCTCGTTCATGCCTTTGGAAAATACCACGAACTAAAAACCCTTGGCAAACTGGATATGCATCCTGAAGTACTTGTTTTGGGAGAAAAAAATATGCCTTTGTTTAAAAAGTACAAGGAGTTTCCGCTTTCCGATATCTACAGCGCTATGGGGATCAGTGCTTACATGATGGGAGATACCCGGAAATCCATTTACACCTTTGAAAAATCGGTGGATTACATGGATACCAGAGACAGCTCAGGAATTGCCGGATCGCTCATGAACCTGGGCGTAATCAATTTCCGGACAGGGAATAACGCAAAAGCGATTGAAGCCTATAAAAGAGCCGACCGCATGAACGGGAATATCGACATGCCTTTGAAAGGAATGATCAACGAAAACCTGGCAATTTCCTATTCCAATTACGGAAAAACAGATATTGCCATGGATTACTACGATAAGGCGGCGGATATTTACCTGCAGATAAAAGATACCACCAAGTACAATGCATTGATCCAGAACAAGATCGGTGAATACATTCAAATGAAAGATTTTGAATCGGCTATCAAATGTGCCAAATCCAGCATGGCTTTCTTCAAAAAGACCAAAAATACCCGGATGCTTCCGAATTCTCACATCAAATTGGCGAGTATTTATATCCAGCTGAAAGATACGGTTCATGCTCTCCGGGAAATCAATGAAGCGATCCGTTTGTCAAAGGGCAAGCACATGTTTACCTATGTTTCGGCTGTTTTCGAAAAGTCGGATATGCTTCCCGTGAAAAAAGGGCTGCGGCTTCTTCTGGATCTGGAAAAAGAATTGATTGAAAAGAAATACGACGGTGAGAACTCGACCTTGTACTGCAAAATCGGGGTTTGCTACAAGCAAATGAACCAATTGGACCCGGCTGAAAAGTACTTCCGGAAAGCCATTGAAGCAGAATCGAAGAAAACTCCACCAAATCCAGATGCAATGACCGGTTACAACCAAAACCTGGGGGTTGTTTATTTCGACAGGAAAGACTTCGCTAAGGCATTGAAAGCTTACCAGGAAGCAGATAAATACCAGGATTTAAAGTATGCAACAGGCCAGCATATCGCCGACAGGTATTTGCTGTATGCAAACGTTTACGGAAAGCTCGGAAAATACCAGTTGGCCTATGAAAACCTGAATGCGCATAAGCGTGTCCAGGATTCATTGGATGCATTGACCTTAAACGATAAAATCCTTTCCCTGAAACAGGAATTCCAGACACAGCAGATCGAAGATTCCCTGAACATCAATAAAAAAGAACTTAGCCTGTCAAACCTTAAAATCATTTCAGAGAAAGCAACGAACCAGCGCAATACGTCTATTATTTTCGGGATGCTGATCGTTTTGGTGCTGATTTTCGGATTGGTGATCCTCATTGCCAGAAGCAATAAACAGCGTAAACTGGCAAACCTGACACTTACGGAAAAGAACGCGGAAATTGAAGCGCAGCAAGTGATCCTTCAACAGAAAAACGATGAGATTATTGACAGTATCAACTACGCAAAACGCCTTCAGAACACCATTCTGCCACCGCAGGCAAAAATCGACGACCTGTTTCCGAAGAATTTCGTTCTATACAAGCCGAAAGACATTGTTGCAGGAGATTTCTACGTGTGTGAAAGTATTGAGATGGCCGGGCGCAAAATCGGGATCGTTGCCGTTGCGGATTGTACCGGACACGGTGTTCCCGGAGCGCTGGTTTCCATGGTTTGTTCTTCCGCCATCAAGCGTTCGGTAACAGAGTTCAACCTGACGGATCCGGGCAAAATCCTGGATAAATCCGCACAGCTGGTGGTAGAATCATTCGAGTCCGCGCACGAAAATGTGAAAGACGGAATGGACATTTCCCTGGCTTGTATCGATTTCAGCACCAATACCATGAAGTGGGCCGGAGCCCACAATCCGTTGTGGATTATCCGCAACAAGGAACTGATCGAGATCAAGGCCGACAAACAACCGGTAGGACATTTTGAACATTTCAAATCCTTCACCAGTCACGAAATCATCCTTGAACCAATGGATCGCCTGTATTTCATTTCGGATGGTTTTGCAGATCAGTTCGGAGGGCCGATCGGGAAAAAATTGAAGACTAAAAACCTGAAAGAGTTTTTAGTGGCCACATCCGGAAATTCCATTACACAACAAGCTTCTGAACTGGAACGCTATTTCACCGAATGGAAAGCGAATTTCGAGCAGGTGGATGATGTTTGTATCATGGGGATTGAGATTTAA
- a CDS encoding T9SS type A sorting domain-containing protein codes for MRNRSVARNLTLGILMSMGSLVSFAQTITTSLATGTNTSTNVPIHGNYDYSYSQQIYLATDFNVAVAGTPNYITKVRFFNVTGSLGSSNNWTVYMGNTSTTSFASNSAWIPVGSLTQVFSGTLPTPAANSWVEVTLATPFLWDGVSNVVVAVDENAPGFVNLTWRRYDTGTGSNRSLYISRDGTDIDPAAPAGTNNSRFAYVPQAQFVHAPSVACAGMPNHATATASVSSVCSNSPVPVTFSVTGTSFVNGLSFQWQYNDGSGWVNYPTGTTETFATVPSTTVNVRLVTTCVATGDQDFSEEASVVVNPAPTVAANFTELAYCTGAPAQLIATGASTYAWTPATGLNVTNNDTVNANPTAVTTYSVVGTDVMGCKDTTTVKVYPLSKIDRTASYTPATLCTPGTPVTVTATAMPAVINGGGAYEYKFIGANGAILQDWSSSNTYNFTPTADSVYKVYTDFRSNTCTDAVDSILTSVTVGFGANVAVVDYDCINLGGSVTLSSIFGQTTTETVYSNPFAATTDVTSGIVTLGGVAAISGGRAVLTPSQTSANGSLTINDPAFHTGLNNAMTVSFKMTADQPINVFGTGGADGISYSFGDDVSATGNQNGSGSKLRLSFDANDNSPNIAGIYLGYGVTGTLSPTGTGTLVHVGNIALWKIKQDVPVVLTIDANGKASLTVDGSTVFQNIQMPAAYMNANTAAWKHVFGAATGGDAMRQAIKDVVITSPSVKYAFVPANTTPSTWGTTTAFTNVQPGTYDVWISSNGSTSCAKKIETVEIVNTNPLVLLGNDTTICEGESLTLDAGNPGASYVWSGSQITTQTRVVTQAGPYVVNVTAPNGCIGVGSINVSVMDHPTASTIYIVNNMPTYTFTILNPQNADQYSWDFGDGTTIANAPATVTHTYTTAGPRQVSVTLTNECGTETVIATVVVTSTAGVATNTIEGLNVYPNPANEYVTVELPAATQATGSVYNMAGSLIRTVDSFTAKTTVSVSDLTPGVYFLHVQSEEKTSVIKLVVE; via the coding sequence ATGAGGAATCGATCGGTTGCAAGAAACCTTACACTGGGTATCTTGATGTCGATGGGTTCTTTGGTTTCTTTTGCACAGACTATTACAACGAGTCTTGCAACAGGAACCAACACGTCTACCAACGTTCCGATTCACGGAAACTACGATTATTCGTATTCTCAGCAAATTTACCTGGCAACTGATTTCAACGTAGCAGTAGCAGGTACACCGAACTATATTACAAAAGTTCGCTTTTTCAACGTTACAGGATCATTGGGATCATCCAATAACTGGACGGTTTATATGGGTAACACGTCAACTACTTCTTTTGCGAGTAACAGCGCATGGATTCCTGTAGGGAGTTTGACACAAGTGTTTTCCGGAACCCTGCCAACTCCGGCTGCGAATTCCTGGGTGGAAGTTACATTGGCTACTCCCTTTCTTTGGGACGGTGTAAGTAATGTAGTAGTAGCTGTTGACGAAAATGCTCCGGGCTTTGTCAATCTGACATGGCGTCGTTACGATACGGGAACCGGTTCAAACAGATCTTTGTACATCAGCCGTGATGGTACGGATATCGATCCGGCTGCGCCTGCAGGTACAAACAACTCACGTTTTGCATACGTACCACAGGCACAGTTTGTTCACGCGCCGTCAGTAGCTTGTGCGGGAATGCCGAATCATGCAACTGCAACAGCTTCTGTTTCTTCGGTTTGTTCCAACTCTCCGGTGCCTGTTACTTTTTCTGTTACAGGAACATCGTTTGTTAACGGATTATCTTTCCAGTGGCAATACAACGACGGATCGGGATGGGTAAATTACCCTACAGGTACAACAGAAACATTCGCTACTGTTCCATCAACCACTGTAAACGTTCGTTTGGTAACTACTTGTGTTGCAACGGGTGACCAGGATTTTTCAGAAGAAGCTTCTGTGGTAGTTAATCCGGCTCCAACAGTTGCTGCAAACTTTACGGAATTGGCTTATTGTACGGGAGCACCGGCTCAATTAATTGCAACAGGTGCCAGCACATACGCATGGACGCCTGCAACAGGATTGAACGTTACTAATAACGATACGGTAAATGCAAACCCGACAGCAGTTACTACTTATAGCGTAGTAGGAACAGATGTAATGGGATGTAAAGACACAACTACAGTTAAAGTATACCCATTGTCAAAAATTGACAGAACAGCATCTTACACTCCGGCAACACTTTGTACTCCGGGAACGCCTGTAACAGTGACAGCTACTGCTATGCCTGCTGTAATTAACGGTGGAGGAGCTTATGAATACAAATTCATCGGAGCAAACGGAGCTATTTTACAGGATTGGAGTTCTTCCAATACATATAATTTCACACCAACTGCAGACAGCGTTTACAAAGTTTACACAGATTTCAGATCAAACACCTGTACGGATGCAGTTGATTCTATTTTAACTTCCGTTACTGTAGGATTCGGAGCAAACGTAGCAGTTGTAGATTACGACTGTATTAATTTGGGCGGATCTGTGACATTGAGCTCTATCTTCGGGCAAACGACTACCGAAACAGTTTATTCAAACCCATTTGCAGCAACAACGGATGTAACTTCCGGTATTGTTACTTTGGGCGGAGTAGCTGCTATTTCCGGTGGACGTGCAGTTTTGACTCCATCCCAAACGAGTGCTAACGGTTCGCTTACAATCAACGATCCGGCATTCCATACAGGATTGAACAACGCCATGACTGTTTCCTTTAAAATGACTGCTGACCAACCGATCAATGTATTTGGTACAGGTGGTGCTGACGGAATCTCCTATTCTTTCGGAGACGACGTAAGTGCAACAGGAAACCAGAACGGTTCAGGTTCCAAATTGAGACTTTCTTTTGACGCGAACGATAACAGCCCGAACATCGCAGGGATTTATCTTGGATACGGTGTAACAGGTACACTTTCTCCTACAGGTACAGGAACATTGGTTCACGTAGGAAATATCGCTTTGTGGAAAATCAAGCAAGACGTTCCTGTAGTATTGACAATTGATGCAAACGGAAAAGCAAGCTTAACAGTTGACGGATCAACGGTATTCCAAAACATTCAGATGCCGGCTGCTTATATGAATGCAAATACAGCTGCATGGAAACACGTATTCGGTGCTGCAACAGGAGGTGATGCCATGAGACAAGCTATCAAAGATGTAGTGATTACTTCTCCGTCTGTGAAATATGCATTTGTACCTGCAAACACAACGCCTTCAACCTGGGGAACAACAACAGCGTTTACAAACGTTCAACCCGGAACTTACGATGTATGGATCAGCAGCAACGGATCAACTTCCTGCGCGAAAAAAATTGAGACTGTTGAGATCGTGAACACAAACCCATTGGTTCTTTTAGGAAACGATACAACAATCTGTGAAGGTGAATCTTTGACTTTGGATGCAGGTAACCCTGGAGCTTCATATGTATGGAGTGGTTCTCAGATCACTACTCAAACACGCGTTGTAACTCAGGCTGGCCCTTATGTAGTTAACGTTACAGCTCCTAACGGATGTATCGGTGTTGGTTCAATCAACGTTTCTGTAATGGACCATCCTACAGCGTCAACCATTTACATAGTAAACAACATGCCGACGTACACATTCACTATCCTGAACCCGCAAAATGCTGATCAGTATTCATGGGATTTCGGAGACGGAACAACGATCGCAAATGCACCTGCAACAGTAACGCATACTTATACAACGGCTGGTCCGAGACAAGTATCTGTTACATTGACAAACGAATGTGGAACTGAAACAGTGATCGCAACGGTTGTAGTTACAAGTACTGCAGGTGTTGCAACAAACACAATCGAAGGATTGAATGTATATCCGAATCCGGCTAATGAGTATGTAACGGTTGAATTACCTGCTGCAACTCAGGCTACAGGATCTGTATACAACATGGCAGGATCTTTGATCAGAACGGTTGACAGCTTTACAGCTAAAACAACGGTATCTGTAAGCGATTTGACACCTGGAGTTTACTTCCTGCATGTTCAAAGCGAAGAGAAAACAAGTGTTATTAAACTGGTAGTAGAATAA